In the genome of Acidimicrobiales bacterium, the window CGGCCATGAGTTCGGCTGGTGATTCGGGCAGACCTTCCGCGTGGGCAGATCGGCTGAGCGATGATTTCCCCATGACTGCTCCGTCTAAACAGGCAAAGGAACCTAGCTACCAGGAGGAGCCCATGTCAGCGAGCACGACCCGAGCCAACAAGATCGCCACGGTGATCATCCCCGTCGCCGACCAGGACGGCGCCGTCGACTTCTATGTCACCAAGCTCGGCTTCGAAAAGCGCGTAGACGTGCCGTTCGGCAATGGCTACCGATGGATCGAGGTCGGCCTCGGTGACGAGGCGACCACCATTGCCCTCGCGCCCCCGCCGAATGAGAGCTCGGTCGGTAAGCGGGAGACCGGCATAAGCCTGCAGACCGACGATATCGACGCGTACCACGCGCAGCTCCGTCAATCGGGCGTCGACGTCGACGCCGAAGTCAGCCGGATGGGCGATCCGGTGCCGCCGATGTTCTGGTTGCGCGACCCCGAGGGCAACACGCTCATGGTCGTCCAGTAGTGCCCCGCAGCACACTGACGATGAGCACCGGGGACGTCGACCGTTACTTCGCCGAGTTGGACGAGCCCAAACGCGCCACCCTGGAGGAGATGCGTCGACGGATCCTCCGGGTCATCCCCAACGCCGAACAAGGTCTGTCCTACGGCGTGCCCGCGTTCAAAATTGACGGGAAGGTGGTGGCTGGGCTGGCGGCGTTCAAGTCGCACCTCAGTTATCTGCCCCACAGCGGTTCGGTGCTCCCCGCCCTGAGCGACAAGACCGGCAGCTACAGCCAGACCAAGAGCGCCTTACACTTCCCGCTCGATGAGCCACTATCTCAGGAGTTGGTCAAGGAGCTCATAGAGGTCAAGCTGCGAGAACGTCGCGGGGGCCGCGGTAGCGGGAGCGAACCGGGGTACGGCACTGGTACGGAATGAACTAGAGAGGGAACGTGGCGCAGCCCGAACGTGATCTGGCGGCGGAGCTGGTCTTCGCCATCCGTACCGGCGACGTCGAATCGGTCAGGCGCCTGCTCTCCGAGTCCCCCGCCCTGGCCCGAGGCCCGCTGGGCGGCCCATTCAAGACCCGCACCGCCTTGCACGTCGTTTGCGACTGGCCCGGCTACTTCCCCAACGGACCCGAGATCGTCCGGCTGCTCATCGCGGCCGGTGCCGATCCCAACTTCCGAGACAAGAAGCCGCGGTCTGAGACGGCGCTCCACTGGGTGGCCAGCAGCGACGACGCCGATGTCGCTGCGGCGCTGATCGACTGCGGTGCCGACATCGAAGTCGCGGATGGGTCTATTGGCTCGCCGCTGGACAACGCCATCGGCTACGGGTGCTGGCATGTCGCCCGCCTTCTCGTGGCGCGCGGCGCCAGGGTCGACAAGCTTTGGCACGCCGGCGCGCTCGGCCTCCTTCCCCGTCTCGAGGAGTTACTGGCCGCCGGCCCGACAGCAGAGGACATCTCCCAAGGGTTTTGGCATGCCTGCGCGGGTGGGCAACGGCGCGCCGCTGAACGCCTCCTGGCCGCTGGCGCAGACCTGAACTGGGAACCCGACTACGCCCACGGCACACCGCTCGATGCCGCAGGCGGCGTCGGTACTCAACAGCAGAACGTCATCACCTGGCTTAAGGAGAAAGGAGCTCGCTCGGCCGACTGACCGAGTCGTCGGAAGGGCTCGGTCTTACGCCGACAACAGGTTCGCGTCTCGTGCGACGACCCATCGACCGTCTGGCTCTTTTCGCAGAATTGTCAGCG includes:
- a CDS encoding VOC family protein translates to MSASTTRANKIATVIIPVADQDGAVDFYVTKLGFEKRVDVPFGNGYRWIEVGLGDEATTIALAPPPNESSVGKRETGISLQTDDIDAYHAQLRQSGVDVDAEVSRMGDPVPPMFWLRDPEGNTLMVVQ
- a CDS encoding DUF1801 domain-containing protein, with the protein product MSTGDVDRYFAELDEPKRATLEEMRRRILRVIPNAEQGLSYGVPAFKIDGKVVAGLAAFKSHLSYLPHSGSVLPALSDKTGSYSQTKSALHFPLDEPLSQELVKELIEVKLRERRGGRGSGSEPGYGTGTE
- a CDS encoding ankyrin repeat domain-containing protein gives rise to the protein MAQPERDLAAELVFAIRTGDVESVRRLLSESPALARGPLGGPFKTRTALHVVCDWPGYFPNGPEIVRLLIAAGADPNFRDKKPRSETALHWVASSDDADVAAALIDCGADIEVADGSIGSPLDNAIGYGCWHVARLLVARGARVDKLWHAGALGLLPRLEELLAAGPTAEDISQGFWHACAGGQRRAAERLLAAGADLNWEPDYAHGTPLDAAGGVGTQQQNVITWLKEKGARSAD